The following are from one region of the Ignavibacteriota bacterium genome:
- a CDS encoding pyruvate, phosphate dikinase codes for MPRKYVYFFGGKRADGKAEMKSLLGGKGANLAEMVNISLPVPAGFTITTEVCTYYYDNNKKYPKELKAQVLSALNKVEKEMGAKFGDSVNPLLLSVRSGARASMPGMMDTILNLGLNDVTVQGLIKKTNNPRFAYDSYRRFVQMYGDVVLGLKPVDKHDEDPFEVILDKKKHKHGFKLDTDLTADHLKELVEEFKAAIREKTGYDFPDNPMDQLWGAVGAVFGSWMNERAIVYRKLNNIPADWGTAVNVQSMVFGNMGEDSGTGVAFTRDPASGDNIFYGEYLFNAQGEDVVAGTRTPHPISELKKEDPKIYKQLDDFRKILEKHYKDMMDIEFTIQQGKLWMLQCRVGKRTGFAAIKMAVDMVKEKLISREDAIGRIEPNQLNQLLRPIFDQTEKNKAISGGRLLAKGLNAGPGAASGKVALSAEDAEQMASKGDKVILVRIETSPEDIKGMNASEGILTARGGMTSHAALVARQMGKVCVAGCGSLKINYKERTIGVEGKNDVIREGDFISIDGSTGEVIKGKLETKPSEVIQVLISQTMQPKESSVYQTYSSLMKWADEIRRMRVRTNADQPDQSQNAIAFGAEGIGLCRTEHMFFGGDRITSVRKMIVSDTLEERKAALAELLPLQRSDFEGIFEVMKGKPVTIRTLDPPLHEFLPHTEKEIAELASELGIDANKLKQKIESLHEFNPMLGFRGCRLGVVYPEITEMQARAIIEAAVNVSMKGIPVKPEIMIPLVGHIKEFILQEEIVRKAAKEVMEEKGKKINYMVGTMIELPRAALTADEIASRAEFFSYGTNDLTQTTFGLSRDDAGRFLPLYVEKDILPTDPFEAIDQTGVGLLVELGTKKGRSVRKDLKVGICGEHGGEPSSVEFCHRTGLDYVSCSPFRVPIARLAAARAVVNEQKFKKSTLKKKK; via the coding sequence ATGCCCAGAAAATATGTTTACTTTTTCGGAGGAAAAAGAGCCGATGGAAAAGCAGAGATGAAATCACTACTTGGCGGAAAGGGCGCCAACCTTGCGGAAATGGTAAATATTTCTTTACCAGTACCTGCCGGATTCACTATTACAACTGAAGTCTGTACCTACTATTATGATAATAACAAAAAGTATCCAAAAGAATTGAAAGCACAGGTTCTCTCAGCTTTGAACAAAGTTGAAAAGGAAATGGGTGCTAAGTTCGGAGATTCTGTAAACCCGCTTCTTCTTTCTGTTAGAAGTGGTGCTCGTGCTTCAATGCCAGGAATGATGGACACAATTTTAAATCTTGGACTGAATGACGTAACTGTACAGGGATTAATTAAGAAAACAAACAATCCTCGTTTTGCTTATGACTCATACAGAAGATTTGTTCAGATGTACGGCGATGTTGTGCTTGGATTAAAACCCGTTGACAAACACGATGAGGATCCATTTGAAGTTATACTTGATAAGAAAAAACATAAACACGGATTCAAACTTGATACTGATTTAACTGCTGATCATTTAAAAGAATTAGTTGAAGAATTCAAAGCAGCAATCAGGGAAAAAACCGGTTACGATTTTCCTGATAACCCAATGGATCAGCTTTGGGGTGCAGTTGGTGCTGTGTTTGGTTCTTGGATGAATGAAAGAGCAATCGTTTATCGAAAGCTTAACAATATTCCTGCCGATTGGGGAACAGCGGTTAACGTTCAGTCAATGGTCTTTGGAAATATGGGAGAAGATTCAGGCACGGGTGTTGCGTTTACACGCGATCCTGCTTCAGGTGATAATATTTTTTATGGAGAATATTTATTCAATGCGCAGGGAGAAGATGTGGTTGCCGGAACACGAACTCCTCATCCGATTTCCGAGTTGAAAAAAGAAGATCCGAAAATTTATAAACAGCTTGATGATTTCAGAAAAATACTTGAGAAACATTATAAAGATATGATGGATATTGAGTTCACGATTCAACAGGGAAAACTTTGGATGCTTCAATGTCGTGTTGGAAAGAGAACAGGATTTGCAGCTATTAAAATGGCTGTTGATATGGTGAAGGAAAAATTAATTTCCAGGGAAGATGCAATCGGCAGAATCGAACCTAACCAGTTGAATCAATTATTAAGACCGATTTTTGATCAGACTGAAAAGAACAAGGCTATTTCCGGTGGAAGATTACTTGCAAAAGGTTTGAATGCTGGTCCTGGCGCTGCTTCTGGAAAAGTTGCGCTCAGTGCTGAGGACGCAGAGCAAATGGCATCAAAAGGTGATAAAGTTATTCTCGTGAGAATAGAAACTTCTCCTGAAGATATTAAAGGTATGAATGCTTCCGAAGGAATTTTGACTGCTCGCGGTGGAATGACTTCTCATGCAGCACTTGTTGCAAGACAAATGGGAAAAGTTTGTGTTGCCGGATGCGGCTCTTTGAAAATAAATTACAAGGAAAGAACAATCGGGGTTGAAGGAAAGAATGATGTAATACGTGAGGGAGATTTTATCTCAATTGATGGTTCAACTGGCGAAGTGATTAAAGGTAAACTGGAAACTAAACCATCTGAAGTAATTCAGGTGCTTATCTCTCAAACAATGCAGCCAAAAGAATCTTCTGTTTACCAGACTTACTCAAGCCTGATGAAATGGGCTGACGAAATAAGAAGAATGAGAGTCAGAACTAATGCAGATCAGCCGGATCAATCACAAAATGCAATTGCATTTGGTGCAGAAGGAATTGGTCTTTGCAGAACTGAACATATGTTTTTTGGCGGTGATAGAATTACTTCAGTCAGAAAGATGATTGTATCTGATACTCTTGAAGAAAGAAAAGCTGCGCTTGCTGAACTTCTTCCGTTGCAGCGAAGTGACTTTGAAGGAATATTTGAAGTAATGAAAGGCAAACCGGTTACAATCAGAACTCTCGATCCGCCATTACATGAGTTTCTTCCTCACACCGAAAAAGAAATTGCAGAACTTGCTTCGGAACTTGGAATCGATGCAAATAAATTGAAACAAAAGATCGAGAGTCTTCATGAATTTAATCCGATGCTTGGTTTCAGAGGATGCAGACTCGGAGTAGTTTATCCTGAAATTACCGAAATGCAGGCAAGAGCAATCATAGAAGCCGCAGTCAATGTTTCAATGAAAGGAATTCCTGTTAAACCAGAAATTATGATTCCGCTCGTTGGTCACATCAAAGAATTTATTTTGCAGGAAGAAATAGTGAGAAAAGCTGCAAAAGAAGTGATGGAGGAAAAAGGAAAAAAGATAAATTATATGGTTGGAACGATGATTGAACTTCCAAGAGCTGCTTTAACCGCAGATGAAATTGCAAGCAGAGCAGAGTTCTTCAGCTATGGAACAAACGATCTTACTCAAACAACATTTGGATTGTCAAGAGATGATGCTGGCAGATTCCTTCCTCTATATGTCGAGAAAGATATCTTACCAACAGATCCATTTGAAGCAATTGATCAAACCGGTGTAGGTTTGCTTGTTGAATTGGGAACGAAGAAGGGAAGATCAGTACGTAAAGATCTGAAAGTTGGAATTTGTGGTGAACACGGCGGTGAACCATCGTCAGTAGAATTTTGTCACAGAACCGGACTTGATTACGTAAGTTGTTCTCCGTTCAGAGTTCCGATTGCAAGACTTGCTGCAGCTCGTGCAGTTGTTAACGAGCAAAAGTTTAAAAAATCGACTTTAAAGAAGAAGAAGTAA
- the lpxK gene encoding tetraacyldisaccharide 4'-kinase produces MNLLKVILYPFIPVYAFAIWLRNFLFDKNILRCIKVDAKVFSVGNITFGGSGKTPVTIYLTSLLKHAGNKVGVLSRGYGRKSGGYILVSDGKNFLTTVEKAGDEIYHTVLECSVPAAVSENRVKGAEKLIKDTGVNTIVLDDAFQHRWIKRDADILIIDQRFLTEKNFFTHNLLPTGVMRESFSSIKRSDLVIINRKFMQKKDIPGNLKQYFQGKKVFTGYYKAISFFDVKHNTELNLEEFQGQKSLVVSGIATPFSFLNILKQTNVDTQNKLIFKDHKRYSYDDIQRIRQLFYSTNSHSVVTTEKDAVKLTRFSREMDDIDIYYLKIKFALDDEEGFKGFIFGV; encoded by the coding sequence ATGAATTTATTAAAAGTTATATTATATCCATTTATACCTGTTTATGCTTTTGCAATATGGTTGAGAAATTTTCTCTTTGATAAAAATATATTAAGGTGCATAAAAGTTGATGCAAAAGTATTTTCTGTTGGCAACATTACATTCGGAGGTTCTGGAAAAACTCCTGTAACAATTTACCTCACGAGTTTGTTAAAGCATGCCGGGAATAAAGTAGGAGTATTAAGCAGAGGTTATGGAAGAAAGTCAGGTGGTTATATTCTGGTTTCCGATGGTAAAAATTTTTTAACAACTGTCGAAAAAGCCGGAGACGAAATTTATCATACAGTTCTTGAGTGTTCAGTGCCTGCCGCCGTTTCAGAAAACAGAGTGAAAGGTGCTGAAAAATTAATTAAAGATACCGGTGTAAATACAATTGTTCTCGATGATGCTTTTCAGCATCGCTGGATAAAAAGAGATGCTGATATTCTAATTATAGACCAAAGATTTTTAACAGAAAAAAATTTTTTCACTCATAATTTGCTGCCAACCGGTGTGATGCGTGAATCTTTTTCATCAATTAAAAGATCAGACCTTGTTATTATTAACAGGAAGTTTATGCAGAAAAAAGATATTCCCGGGAATCTCAAACAATATTTTCAGGGTAAAAAGGTTTTTACTGGATATTATAAAGCTATTAGCTTCTTCGATGTAAAACATAACACGGAACTTAATCTTGAAGAATTCCAGGGTCAAAAAAGTCTTGTTGTCTCAGGAATAGCAACTCCATTTTCCTTCCTGAACATCTTAAAGCAAACAAATGTTGATACTCAGAATAAGCTGATATTTAAAGATCATAAAAGATATTCATACGATGATATTCAGCGTATCCGACAGTTGTTTTATTCAACAAATTCACATTCAGTGGTTACAACTGAGAAGGATGCTGTAAAATTGACCAGATTTTCACGTGAGATGGACGACATCGATATATATTATTTAAAAATAAAATTTGCTCTTGATGATGAAGAAGGCTTTAAAGGCTTTATCTTTGGAGTCTGA
- a CDS encoding lysophospholipid acyltransferase family protein gives MSLKKSKQSLLRFLGDRFLYFAVTALCKSLKIIKMNYDVIENLKVENQNYVLAFWHGTMILPWYLHGSADFAALTSKSRDGDLLAKILKNWKYQVVRGSSSTGGDVALGIMVDYAKNKYSIAITPDGPRGPKHKFKAGAVITAKKSGIPIVLAGVGFKKKKILSNWDKFEIPYFFSTVKIIYSDPIYIDKTLSYEETSARIAKCEEDLNKLQQQAQTIN, from the coding sequence ATGAGCCTTAAAAAATCAAAACAAAGTTTACTCAGATTTTTAGGCGATCGTTTTCTTTATTTTGCTGTTACTGCACTTTGCAAAAGTTTGAAAATAATAAAAATGAATTACGATGTGATTGAAAATTTAAAAGTAGAAAATCAAAACTATGTTCTTGCTTTCTGGCATGGAACGATGATTCTTCCCTGGTATTTACATGGTTCTGCAGATTTTGCTGCATTGACGAGCAAAAGCCGGGATGGAGATCTTCTTGCAAAGATTTTGAAAAATTGGAAATATCAGGTTGTTCGCGGCTCAAGCAGTACCGGAGGCGATGTTGCACTTGGAATAATGGTGGACTATGCAAAAAATAAATATTCAATAGCGATTACACCTGATGGTCCGCGCGGACCAAAACATAAATTTAAAGCTGGTGCCGTAATCACTGCGAAAAAATCCGGAATACCAATTGTGCTTGCCGGAGTTGGATTTAAGAAGAAAAAAATTTTAAGCAACTGGGACAAATTTGAAATCCCTTACTTCTTTTCAACTGTAAAAATAATTTATTCTGATCCAATTTATATTGATAAAACTCTTTCATACGAAGAAACTTCTGCCCGGATCGCTAAGTGTGAAGAAGATCTGAACAAACTCCAGCAGCAAGCTCAGACTATTAATTAA
- the lpxB gene encoding lipid-A-disaccharide synthase: protein MNSPNNKLLIITGEVSGDLIGASLIRELKSLQPELIITGIGGDRMKSSGMNLIYHSDQMAILGFVEVIKHLPFIRQVRKKIIETVIQENIRCVVLIDYPGFNLNIAKKLKERGIKIIYYVSPQIWAWAKGRVKKVQRFVDKMLVVFPFEVEFYNNEKVNVEYVGHPLVERISQYNFFSKEDFFAKYNLDEEKKTLLVMPGSREQEVKEIFPETIKAADMLAKKFDLQVVVAKSKNIDAKVFRDLSVSEKFTLIEDHNYELMKYSYFGIIKSGTSTLEAGYFTLPMVVVYKTSSLTYLIGKQLIKLDKIGMVNILLDKMVVPELIQNEANSENIFNTTSKIISDEKIYQSIKHKLEFVKEKLGSGGASKKAAKTILEIMNEP, encoded by the coding sequence TTGAACTCTCCGAATAATAAATTACTGATTATTACTGGTGAAGTTTCAGGAGATTTGATAGGTGCATCTTTAATCAGAGAGTTGAAATCGCTTCAACCAGAATTAATAATAACCGGTATTGGTGGCGACAGAATGAAATCATCCGGGATGAATTTAATTTATCATTCCGATCAAATGGCTATCCTTGGGTTTGTTGAAGTCATAAAGCATTTACCTTTTATTCGTCAGGTTCGAAAAAAAATTATTGAGACTGTAATTCAAGAGAATATCCGATGTGTTGTTCTTATTGATTATCCGGGTTTTAATCTTAACATCGCAAAAAAATTAAAGGAACGAGGAATAAAAATAATTTATTACGTCTCTCCGCAAATCTGGGCCTGGGCTAAAGGAAGAGTTAAAAAAGTTCAGCGATTTGTTGACAAAATGTTGGTTGTTTTTCCCTTCGAAGTTGAATTCTATAACAATGAAAAAGTAAACGTTGAATATGTGGGTCATCCGTTGGTGGAACGTATCAGTCAGTACAATTTTTTTAGCAAGGAAGATTTTTTTGCAAAATATAATCTTGATGAAGAAAAGAAAACTCTTCTCGTGATGCCCGGAAGCAGGGAACAGGAAGTCAAAGAAATTTTTCCTGAAACAATTAAAGCCGCTGATATGCTCGCAAAGAAATTTGATCTGCAGGTTGTTGTTGCCAAATCAAAAAATATTGATGCGAAAGTTTTTCGTGATCTCTCAGTTTCTGAAAAATTTACACTCATAGAAGACCATAATTATGAATTGATGAAGTATTCCTACTTTGGTATAATTAAGTCGGGAACATCAACTCTGGAAGCTGGGTATTTTACTCTGCCGATGGTAGTAGTTTATAAAACAAGTTCATTAACTTATTTGATAGGAAAGCAGCTAATAAAACTTGATAAGATCGGAATGGTTAATATTTTACTTGATAAAATGGTTGTTCCTGAATTAATTCAGAATGAGGCAAACTCTGAAAATATTTTTAATACAACTTCAAAAATTATTTCAGATGAAAAAATCTATCAATCTATAAAGCACAAGCTGGAATTTGTCAAAGAAAAACTTGGCAGCGGTGGAGCATCGAAAAAAGCTGCCAAAACTATTTTGGAAATAATGAATGAGCCTTAA
- a CDS encoding isoprenylcysteine carboxylmethyltransferase family protein: MINISSVAFKYRSYTPIPFLALMLIFQQSTPFTLIIGFIVALLGELIRYWGVSWAGSETRTTGGVGGTFLIISGPFAFVRNPLYVGNILIYLGLGIMSFALFPYLQIIAIIFFLFQYYFIVKEEEKYLVEKFKEQYKDYCKNVPAFFPRILPYKNPQVIQPPYNPKAGLKSETRSLQAFLGVSLLLIILWLIRG; encoded by the coding sequence ATGATCAATATTTCATCCGTTGCATTTAAATACAGAAGCTATACACCAATTCCGTTTTTAGCTCTGATGTTGATTTTTCAGCAATCAACTCCATTTACTTTAATCATCGGATTTATTGTTGCGCTGCTTGGTGAGCTAATAAGATATTGGGGCGTTAGCTGGGCTGGAAGCGAAACAAGAACAACCGGTGGTGTTGGTGGAACTTTTCTTATAATAAGTGGTCCCTTCGCTTTTGTTCGTAATCCACTTTATGTTGGGAATATTCTGATTTACCTCGGACTTGGCATAATGTCTTTTGCGTTATTTCCCTACTTGCAGATTATTGCGATAATATTTTTTTTGTTTCAGTATTACTTCATAGTCAAAGAAGAAGAAAAATATTTAGTTGAGAAATTTAAAGAGCAGTACAAAGATTACTGTAAAAATGTCCCTGCATTTTTTCCAAGAATACTTCCATATAAAAATCCTCAGGTAATTCAGCCGCCGTATAATCCCAAAGCAGGATTAAAATCTGAAACCAGAAGTCTTCAGGCATTTCTTGGAGTTTCATTGCTGCTGATTATTCTTTGGTTGATCAGGGGATAA
- a CDS encoding MtnX-like HAD-IB family phosphatase — protein sequence MSDKQFKIFLDFDGTITKKDVGEEIFRKYVNEEIVRRIVDDLLADKISSRECWQNLCDAASVMDKTEFDRFILSHEVEPTLQNFVEYCEDCRYPVFVLSDGFDYYIEKIFRKENLSHLKFYSNKLILTDQGKLIPSFPYFSSDCRNSSNCKQNHIIENSSEDDYTVYIGDGNSDIDAIQYVDFIFAKDNLLRFCEMNRITFFPYRNFDDVINRLDEFRSKKRLKKRHQAELKRREAFLAE from the coding sequence TTGTCAGATAAACAATTCAAAATATTTTTAGACTTCGATGGAACCATCACGAAGAAAGATGTTGGCGAAGAGATATTCAGAAAGTATGTTAATGAGGAAATTGTACGCAGAATAGTTGATGATCTGCTTGCAGATAAAATTTCTTCGAGAGAATGCTGGCAAAATCTGTGTGATGCAGCATCTGTAATGGATAAAACCGAGTTTGATCGTTTTATACTATCACACGAAGTTGAACCAACACTGCAAAACTTTGTTGAATATTGTGAGGATTGCAGATATCCGGTTTTCGTTTTAAGCGATGGTTTTGATTATTATATTGAAAAGATTTTCAGAAAAGAAAATTTATCACATCTAAAATTTTACAGCAATAAATTGATTCTGACTGATCAGGGAAAATTGATCCCGTCATTCCCATACTTCAGCAGTGATTGCAGAAATTCATCAAACTGCAAACAAAATCATATTATTGAAAACAGCAGTGAAGATGATTATACGGTTTATATCGGAGATGGTAACTCGGATATAGATGCAATTCAATACGTTGATTTCATTTTTGCGAAAGACAACCTCCTTCGATTTTGTGAAATGAACAGAATAACTTTTTTTCCGTACAGAAATTTTGATGATGTGATAAACAGGCTTGATGAATTTCGGTCAAAAAAAAGATTGAAGAAAAGACATCAGGCAGAATTGAAACGCCGCGAAGCGTTTTTAGCAGAGTAA
- the smc gene encoding chromosome segregation protein SMC: MYLSKLEIFGFKSFAQKTPIKFHEGVTSIVGPNGCGKTNIVDAIRWCLGEQRSSTLRSDKMENVIFNGTSTRKPMGMAEVSLIIENTKGILPTEYTDVTITRRIFRSGESEYLLNKNICRLKDITNLFMDTGIGANAYSVIELKMVETILSSKAEERRTMFEEAAGVNKYKLRRRLALRKLEEVMSDLTRVNDIVSEVAKNVSSLERQAKKADRYNQLSSRLKEIELELAEREYAWFLDKAEEIIQNKVENNKKKKQCEDEIFLLSEKLDAIKKNLASYETELKNKRIEENQQTESIYKLRSDISVSKERQNSVKLNISRYENEIIELNSRTEAKRNIIAQALHSTELLTQEIDKKRELKDDLKLKIEEAGSLLDQKRAEVKKHSEVIVSGLKQVSDKENELLNITKTLEDRNSQIGKLNTRILNLTSDVAKTVGFLENLKEEKEKVSSKLNEAEDNYAKKTQEKEKLEQELNDYKAKELELNSILQSLSDKISFIQNLVDNLEGVSQGTKSLLELKNWANGRVTLLANAGNSSDDLRAAVEAALRNNVNDILISSLEELKKGIQHLKNNNLGRASFYLKQNGDGSSGFITNLQNFFTNRQKKKIKAESSFKIWAADAVQVDAQWKNYFQKLLGKTAVVKDIDSAISLSQKYSDFRFVTLDGDLAEGTGLIESGSPVVDESLFGKRQLLMEIKKEIPSRQIELSDISKKISDYEERIDKIDLKVLSDQGRMLVNDLANIDKQISQFEFEKKKANDEIEKIRQLIQDTASESNKLDNDKSIINTQLAEIQNRKTLAESKLHSLEEENRKAELYFDQLVAEENEIKIALERSLGEVRNLRNTITQSEENIENTGKSIGSRRNDIEAAHTEVSGINIRINKLESEAGDLENKKQLIIEELQKVETEYDALRSESSVIDSNINTIRIEKDNILDANRDLEIKLNEYEIKKNNLLEHINEEYSIKIDRKKFDDNDTFEFEPRKEEVHDLRQKIRNLGPINLLAYSEFEEERDRLEFLNKQRDDLVESEKDIVKTIEEINHTAQAKFAETFNQIKENFIRVFRSLFDPGDEADLKLEEGADPLEGKIEIIAKPKGKRPTSIELLSGGEKTLTAIALLFAIYLVKPSPFCILDEIDAPLDDANIDRFTRLIKQFSENTQFIVVTHNKRTMEAAETLYGVTMQEEGVSKLVSVRFNEDINVVA, translated from the coding sequence TTGTATTTATCAAAGCTTGAAATATTTGGATTTAAATCTTTTGCGCAGAAAACACCGATAAAATTCCACGAAGGCGTTACTTCAATTGTGGGACCAAACGGCTGTGGAAAGACTAATATTGTGGATGCAATCAGATGGTGTCTTGGCGAACAAAGAAGCAGCACATTGCGAAGCGATAAAATGGAAAACGTTATTTTCAATGGAACTTCAACCAGAAAACCGATGGGAATGGCAGAAGTTTCACTCATTATAGAGAATACAAAAGGCATACTTCCAACCGAATATACTGATGTGACAATTACCAGAAGAATTTTCCGCTCCGGCGAAAGCGAATATCTGCTGAATAAAAACATCTGCCGCTTAAAAGACATTACTAATCTTTTTATGGATACAGGTATTGGTGCAAATGCATATTCTGTTATCGAATTGAAAATGGTTGAAACTATTCTTAGCAGCAAAGCTGAGGAACGCAGAACCATGTTCGAAGAAGCTGCCGGTGTAAATAAATATAAATTGAGAAGAAGACTTGCACTTAGAAAACTTGAAGAAGTAATGAGCGATCTTACTCGCGTTAATGATATTGTAAGTGAAGTTGCTAAAAATGTTTCCAGCCTTGAAAGACAAGCAAAAAAGGCTGATAGATATAACCAACTATCCTCAAGATTGAAAGAAATCGAGCTTGAACTTGCTGAGCGCGAATATGCATGGTTTCTTGACAAAGCCGAAGAGATAATTCAGAATAAGGTTGAAAATAATAAGAAAAAGAAACAGTGTGAGGATGAAATATTTTTACTCTCGGAAAAGCTTGATGCAATTAAAAAAAATCTTGCCAGCTATGAAACTGAACTTAAGAACAAGCGGATTGAAGAAAATCAGCAAACAGAAAGTATTTACAAATTGCGAAGTGATATTTCTGTTTCAAAGGAAAGACAGAATTCAGTTAAGTTAAATATTTCCAGATACGAAAATGAAATCATTGAACTCAACAGCCGGACAGAAGCAAAACGGAATATTATTGCTCAGGCGCTTCATTCAACCGAATTACTCACACAGGAGATAGATAAGAAAAGAGAATTAAAGGATGATCTTAAACTGAAAATTGAAGAAGCAGGTTCATTGCTTGATCAAAAAAGAGCCGAAGTAAAAAAACATTCTGAAGTTATTGTTTCAGGATTAAAACAGGTAAGTGATAAAGAGAACGAGCTTCTTAACATTACAAAAACTCTTGAGGACAGAAATTCTCAGATAGGCAAATTGAATACACGGATCCTGAATCTGACAAGTGATGTTGCGAAAACAGTTGGTTTCCTTGAAAATCTTAAAGAAGAAAAGGAAAAAGTTTCTTCGAAGTTAAATGAAGCTGAGGATAATTATGCAAAGAAAACTCAGGAGAAAGAAAAACTTGAACAGGAGTTGAATGACTACAAAGCGAAAGAACTTGAACTGAACAGCATACTGCAAAGCCTTAGCGATAAAATTTCCTTTATCCAAAATCTTGTTGATAATCTTGAAGGCGTTTCGCAGGGAACCAAATCATTACTGGAACTTAAAAACTGGGCGAATGGAAGAGTAACACTCCTTGCAAATGCAGGAAATTCTTCCGATGATTTACGGGCTGCTGTAGAAGCTGCGCTACGAAATAATGTGAATGATATTCTTATTTCTTCTTTAGAAGAATTGAAGAAAGGAATTCAGCATCTGAAAAATAATAATCTTGGGCGTGCATCATTCTATCTGAAGCAGAATGGCGACGGAAGCTCAGGATTTATAACCAATCTTCAGAATTTTTTTACTAACAGGCAGAAGAAGAAAATAAAAGCAGAGAGTTCATTTAAGATTTGGGCTGCTGATGCTGTGCAAGTTGATGCTCAATGGAAAAATTACTTCCAAAAATTACTTGGGAAAACTGCAGTCGTAAAAGATATTGATTCAGCAATTTCACTCTCGCAGAAATATTCTGATTTCCGGTTTGTTACTTTGGATGGTGATCTTGCGGAAGGAACGGGTTTGATAGAAAGCGGTTCCCCGGTTGTTGACGAATCTCTGTTTGGCAAAAGACAACTCTTAATGGAAATTAAAAAAGAAATTCCATCCAGGCAGATCGAACTCAGCGATATCTCAAAGAAAATTTCTGATTATGAGGAGAGGATTGATAAAATTGATTTGAAGGTTCTTTCTGATCAGGGAAGAATGCTGGTAAATGATCTTGCCAATATTGATAAGCAAATTTCCCAATTTGAATTTGAAAAGAAAAAAGCCAACGATGAGATTGAAAAAATCCGGCAGCTTATACAGGATACAGCCTCTGAGTCTAATAAGCTTGATAATGATAAAAGTATTATCAACACACAGCTTGCAGAAATTCAAAATCGAAAAACACTGGCTGAATCGAAATTGCATTCGCTTGAAGAAGAAAACAGGAAAGCCGAATTATATTTTGACCAGTTAGTAGCTGAAGAGAATGAAATTAAAATAGCTCTTGAAAGAAGTCTCGGTGAAGTAAGAAATCTTCGTAACACAATCACACAATCAGAAGAAAATATTGAAAACACAGGTAAATCAATCGGGTCACGTAGAAACGACATTGAAGCTGCTCATACAGAAGTATCCGGAATAAATATTCGAATAAATAAACTTGAGTCGGAAGCCGGTGATCTGGAAAATAAAAAACAATTAATAATAGAAGAACTTCAAAAAGTTGAAACCGAATATGATGCTTTAAGATCAGAAAGTTCAGTGATTGATTCGAACATTAATACAATAAGAATTGAAAAAGATAATATACTTGACGCTAACAGGGATCTTGAAATAAAGCTGAACGAGTATGAAATCAAAAAGAATAATCTCCTCGAACATATTAATGAAGAATATTCCATAAAGATTGACCGGAAAAAATTTGATGATAATGATACATTCGAATTTGAACCCCGCAAAGAAGAAGTTCATGATCTTCGGCAGAAAATTCGTAATCTCGGGCCAATAAATCTGCTTGCCTATTCTGAATTCGAGGAAGAACGCGATAGACTTGAATTCCTAAATAAGCAGCGCGATGATCTGGTTGAGTCTGAAAAAGATATTGTAAAAACTATCGAAGAAATAAATCACACAGCTCAGGCAAAATTTGCTGAAACATTTAATCAGATAAAAGAAAACTTTATAAGAGTTTTCAGGTCACTGTTTGATCCAGGTGACGAAGCTGATCTGAAATTGGAAGAAGGAGCCGATCCTCTTGAAGGTAAAATTGAGATAATTGCAAAGCCAAAAGGAAAAAGACCTACTTCAATTGAACTATTATCAGGCGGAGAAAAAACATTAACTGCTATTGCGTTACTATTTGCTATTTATCTTGTAAAACCAAGTCCGTTTTGTATCCTCGATGAAATTGATGCACCTCTCGACGATGCAAATATTGACCGGTTCACAAGACTGATCAAACAGTTTAGCGAGAACACACAGTTTATTGTTGTTACTCATAACAAAAGAACAATGGAAGCGGCGGAAACACTTTATGGAGTAACAATGCAGGAAGAAGGAGTTTCAAAATTAGTTAGCGTGAGATTTAACGAAGACATTAATGTTGTTGCTTAG